The genomic DNA GAGTGCGGGCTTCAACGGGCTCGCATCCGATATCGGCACCGCGCCGACCGCGTACTACTCGGTCGGCCCGATGATCAGCTGGGTGTTTCCGGTGAACGGCCAGCGCGCGAAGGTGCAACAGGCCGAAGCGTCGACGGTGGCGTCGCTTGCGCATTTCGATTCGGTCGTGCTGAACGCGCTGCGCGAAACCGAGTCCGCGCTCGCGACCTACAGCCTGGACACGCAGCGCGCGCAGGTTCTCGAAACCGCGCTGCAGTCGGCGCGCACGTCGGCCGATCAGACGCACCAGTTGTACACGAGCGGCCGCGAGTCGTTTATCTCGGACCTCGACGCGACGCGCACGCTAACGCAGGTCGATGCGCAGGTTGCCGCGGCGCGCTCGACGGTGGCGGTCGATCGGGTCAATCTGTTTCTTGCGCTCGGTGGCGGGTGGGAAGAAGAGGAGCAGGGCGCGCAGACCGGCGCGTCACAGGCGGGCTCCGGGAGTCGCGCGCGACAGGCCGCACAGGGGAGCGGGCAGGCCGCTGTTCAACCGGGTGCGCACAGGAGCGAGTAGCTGGCAATCGGAGCGCGTGGGCGGTCGTACGCAAGGCACACGCGAACAATCGACACGTAGCGAACGCCCGATGTTCCCGCCGCCTCGAATGTGTCAATCGAGCCCGTCGGCGATCCGCTCCAGCGCATGCAGCGCCTGTTCGGTCGCATCAAGCGCGCAGCAGTCGATCACAATCCGTTCCGGCATCGCGCGCAGCCACGTCAACTGTCGCTTGCACAACTGCCGCGTCGCGAAGACGCCTTTGTCGCGCATCGTCGCGTAGTCGATCGCGCCGTCGAGATATTCCCACGCCTGCCGGTAGCCGACGCAGCGCATCGACGGCAGACCCGCATGCAGATCGCCGCGCGCGCGCAACCGTTGCACTTCATCGATCAAGCCCGCCTCGAGCATCGCGTCGAAACGCTGCGCGATGCGCGCGTGCAGCATGGCGCGATCCGACGGCTCGAGCGCGACCGGCACGAAGCGGTAGCGTGCCGCGGCCGGATCGTCGCGTGTGGGCGCCGCGAGCAGCGCCGACATCGGCTGACCGGCCAGCATAAAGACTTCGAGCGCGCGCTGGATGCGCTGCGCGTCGTTCGGCGCGAGCCGCGCGGCCGTTTGCGGATCGACGGCGGCGAGGCGCGCGTGCAGCGCGGGCCAGCCGTCGTGCGCGGCATCGGCTTCAAGCCCGGCGCGCAGCGCGGCATCGGCGGCGGGCAGGTCGTTGAGCCCTTGCGTCAGCGCCTTGTAGTACAGCATCGTGCCGCCGACCAGCAAGGGCACGCGGCCCCGCGCGACGATCGCATCGAGCGCGCGCAACGCATCGGTGCGGAAATCGGAAGCCGAATACGCATCGGCCGGATCGACGATGTCGATCAGATGATGCGGCACCCGCGCGCGCTCTTCCGCGCTCGGCTTCGCGGTGCCGATATCCATGCCGCGATAGACGAGCGCCGAATCGACGCTGACGATTTCCGTCGGATGCCGTGCCGCAAACGCGAGCGCAGCGGCGGTTTTGCCCGATGCCGTGGGGCCGAGCAGACAAGCGATGGGAAGCGGGGCGGCGGCACGGGTCATGGCGATGCGCTCAGGCGCGGGCGAACCGCAACGCAATCGTGTAAGCGAACGCGTGCATATGCGGAGCGCGCGCGGCGCAATGCATGCGGACGGCGTGCAACGTCGGCGCTGTCTTCAGTGCACACAACCGTTGTGCACGCATCGATCCGCAACGCGTTCATTGTCCGCGCATGAAAAGGCGATCGAGGTCGGACAGCGTCAGCTGATACCACGTCGGCCGGCCGTGATTGCACTGATCCGCGCGTTCGGTCGCTTCCATCTGCCGCAACAGCGCGTTCATTTCATCGAGCGTCAGGCGCCGGTTCGCGCGCACCGCGTGATGGCATGCGAGCGTACCGAGCAGCTCGTGCTGACGCTCGGTCAGTACGCGCGAGCCGCCGAACGCATGCAAGTCGGACAGCACAGCGCGCGCGAGCGCGGGCAGATCGGCGTCTTTCAGCAGCGCCGGCACCGCGCGAATCGCAAGCGTGGTCGGCGACAGCACGGCAAGGTCGAAACCGAGCGCATCGAGCGTCTCGCGTTCTTCCTCGACGATGCCGATTTCGACGGGATCGGCCGGCATCGACTGCGGAATCAGCAGCGGCTGCACAGCGATTGTCCGGTCGGCAAGCGCGTTCTTGAACTGCTCGTACAGGATGCGCTCGTGCGCCGCGTGCATATCGACGATCACGAGCCCGCGCGTATTCTGCGCGAGCACGTAGATGCCGTGGATCTGGCCGAGCGCGAAACCGAGCGGCTGGTCGTCGGAGGCATCGAATGTGTCAAATGCGGCGGCGGCCGGCAGCGATGCGAACGGCGAGCGCGTGTCGTCGCCATCGCGCGCGACGGGCGCCGTGGATGCGTCGAATGGCGTCGCGCCGTATGGCGTGCCGGCGTTGCTGTCCTTGCGGCCAAACAGCGCGTCGTAGAGCGCAAGCGGCTGCGCCACCGGCAGCGTGCCCTGGCGCATCCGCGCATCGCGCATCCATGTCGTACCCGACGGCGGCGCGTTGCTGCCGAAGCGGCTGCCGCCATCCGACGACGATGCACCGCTGCCGCTCGCGCCGCCGCTTCCGCCGAAGCCACCCGCGCTACCTGTGCCGGCGAAGCCACCGCCGCCACCCGCACCACCGAGCGGCGTCGACCCAAACGACCCCGGCCGCCCAAGCGGTTCGATATGCGCGGCATGGCCGCCCGCCGTCGTCTCCGGCGACGCGCCCGCATGACGCGCGAGCGCGCGCTGCACGGCGTGGAACACAAACTGGTGAATCGAGCGCGAGTCGCGAAAGCGCACTTCGATCTTCGACGGATGCACGTTCACATCGACCGCTTCGGGCGGCAGATCGAGGAACAGCACATACGACGGGTAACGGTCGCCGTGCAGCACGTCTTCGTAAGCGGCGCGCACCGCGTGGGTGAGCAGCTTGTCGCGCACGTAGCGGCCGTTCACGAAAAAGTACTGCTGGTCGGCGCGGCCTCGGCTGGCGGTCGGCAAGCCGGCGCAGCCGTACACGGCGAGCGGACCGGCCGCTTCGTCGAGCGGCAGATGCGCGGTGGCGAACGCTTCGCCGAGAATCTTCGCGACGCGCGCCGCCGGATCGCTTGCGTTCCAGTGTTCGACCGCACGACCGTTATGCAGCACCGAAATCGCGACGTCGGGCCGCGCGAGCGCGACGCGGCGGACCATCTCGATGCAATGGCCGAGCTCGGTCTGTTCGCTCTTCAGGAATTTGCGGCGCGCCGGCGTATTGAAGTACAGCTCGCGCACTTCGATGGTGGTGCCTTGCGTGCCGGCCGCGGGCGTCAGCGCACCAGTGTTCGCGTCGATGCGCGTCGCGTGCGGCGCGTCGCCGATGCGGCTCGTGATGGCCATTTCCGACACCGATGCGATCGACGCCAGCGCCTCGCCGCGAAACCCGAGCGTCGCGACCGCTTCGAGTTCCGCGAGCGAGCGGATCTTGCTCGTCGCGTGACGCGTCAGCGCGAGCGCGAGTTCGGCTTCAGGGATGCCGCAGCCGTCGTCGGTGATCGAAATGCGTTTGACGCCGCCTTCGTCGAGCAGAATGCGCAGTGTGGTCGCGCCGGCGTCGAGCGCGTTCTCGAGCAGCTCCTTGACGACCGAGGCGGGCCGCTCGACCACTTCGCCGGCGGCGATCTGGCTGATCAGCTGGTCGGGCAGGGGCTGGATCGCGCGCGGCGCGCGTGCCGCAGGCAACGCGCGGGATGGGGCGGCGGCAACGGAAGCTTGCGCGGGCGCGGCGGAGGCGCTCGCGGCCGTGCCGTCTGACGGTTCGCGGAATTCGGACATGGCGGAATTATAGCGATTCGCCGTGCGGCGACCCTGGGCCCGTCGCCATCGGCTCGCCGCGATCGTCGCCGCCGTGGCGCCCGGCCGCTCATAATTTCTTAATATTGAAGCCGACACTTTCGGTATCATGGCGCGGTCGCAATTCCGGTCGGGCGCGTTTTGTTGTTTTGTGTTAAGCGCGGCTGTGCGCATCGCCCCATCGGGTGCATCGGATGCTGCGACAGATGGTGCGTGTGCGCGCATTCGCGTGCGCTTTTCGTCGGACTACAAGCGCGCCGGAAGCGGCCCACGCTGAGCCATTCACGCTCTTGAGAGGATGTCTTTTTGGATACGCTGCTGCATTTCGTCAATCTCGTCCTGCACATCGACGCCTTCCTTGGCGATTTCATTCGCCAGTACGGCGCATGGGTGTATGCGGTCCTCTTCCTGATCGTGTTTTGCGAAACCGGTCTCGTCGTCCTGCCGTTCCTGCCCGGCGACTCGCTGCTCTTTATCGGCGGCGCGTTCGCGGCGAGCGGCGCCATGAATGTCGGGTTTCTGATCGTGCTGCTTGTCGTCGCGGCCGTGACCGGCAACACGGTCAACTACATGATCGGGCGCGCGATCGGCGTGAGGGTGTTCGATTCGCACATTCCTGTGCTTGAGCGGTTCCTCGATCGCGAGGCGCTGCGCAAGACGCACAACTTCTACGAAAAGCACGGCGGCAAGACGATCGTGCTGGCGCGTTTCATTCCGGTCGTGCGGACCTTCGCGCCGTTTGTCGCGGGCGCGTCGCAGATGACCGTGCGCCGCTTCCAGCTATTCAACATTGCCGGCGCGTTGTTCTGGGTGCTGCTGCTCGTATTGCTCGGCTATTTCTTCGGCAACATTCCGTTTATCCGTCAGTACCTGAACGTGATCGTGCTGGTCGGCATCGGCGCCGCGATCGTGCCGGTTGTGTTGGGCGCGCTGTGGAAGGTGGTGCGGCGACGGGCGCCGGAGACTTCCGCGCGCAAAACGGGCGGACAGTGACGGCTGTGAGCGCCTCGTCAGTCTGACGGGCAAGCATCGCGCGGCGAACCGCGCATCAGGTAAGACGGAGGGCATCGCATCACGCTTGCGATGCCCTTTGTGTTTGTGTTGCCGCAACGGATTGCGGATTGGATGCGCGTATTGCGTTTAGAGCGATGAGCGCGATGAGCATTGCGGCGACCGCGAGCACCGCACGCCGCGCAGGCCGCGCAGGCCGCGCAGGCCGTCAAACCACGGTTCGGCTAGGAACTGGCCGTGCGTCGCACGAACGGTGTTTCCGGCGTCGGATAGCCGGCTTCCCTGAAGGTCTCGACAATCGCGCGGTTCGTGTCGAAGTAGACCTGCCAGTAGTGGTCGGTATGCGTGTAAGGCCGCACGCACAGCATCGGTCCTTCGGGCGTGAACGACAGCACTTCGATATCGGGCGCGGGGTTCTCCGCGACATTCGGGATGCGTACGACGGCCGCGCGCAGCCGGTTCGTCGCATCGATGGGATCGACGCCGTTGGCGATCTTCGCGGTCAGCTCGACGCGGCGCACGGGCAGCGCGCTGTAGTTCGAGATCGTGTCGGAGAAGATCTTGTTGTTGCCGACGATGGTCGTGACGTTGTCGGGCGTGACGATCGTCGTGCCGAACAGCCCGAGTTCGCGGACTGTGCCGGTCACGCCGCCGGCCGTGACGTAATCGCCGACCTTGAACGGCCGCAGCACCTGCATGAATATGCCGGCCGCGAAGTGCGCGAGCAGGCCGCCCCATGCGGTGCCGATGGCGAGACCGAGACCCGCGAGCAGTGCGGCGAACGACGTGGTCTGTACGCCGAACACCTGCAGAATCGCGAGAATCAGCAGCAGATTCAGCAGCGCGCCGAGAATCGAGCTGAGGTAATGCGCGAGTGTCGGGTCGACGCGGCTATTGCGTTCGAGAACCGAGCGCAGCACGCGCGTGATGAGTCCGATGACCCAGCGCCCGATGATCCACAGAACGATCGCGGCAAGTACTTTGGTTCCGAAGTCGATGCCCCGGGTCATCAGGAAAACGCGTACGGTTTCAAGGTCCACGATGTCCTCGCTCGAGTCGGTTATGTTGTGCTTCGTTTGATCGACTGCAGCGCATGTGCGGTGCTGCGCGGCGCCAACGTGCGTGTGCGCCGCTGTTGCTCTGCCACTGCGATGTGTTATTGCGGACGCCTTTGCCCGGGAAGGTAGGACAGGGCATGGGGCGTGATGGCTAGCGGGGCTCGTCCTCCCCGTAGTGCCTATAGTTCTCGGGAGTTATAGCCGAGCGCGCGAGCGTTAGCAAGTCGTATTCCCGCATTGCTATGCATCGTTCATCCAGAAGTCACACATGGCTCGCGCCGCGGCTGGTCGAACGCGCCGGCTTGATGTTTGCCTCAGGCCGGCTTGGGCGCTCGCTTAGGGCGCCGCATTGATGCGCAATGCTTGAAAACGACGCGAGCGCCGCTGCTCGCGCAATCGTGCAAAACAGAAACCGGCCGCACCGGCGAGCCCATACGCGCACGCGCGTCCGCCAAACGCAAGGGCGGAACTGAACTTGCCATAGCGCAGTTGCGAGTCGGCGAACACGAGGAAGGTCAGCGCCGCATCGAAGATCAGCGCGAACAGCGCGACCGTCATGAAAATGCGCGAGCCGTCGAGCGACTCGTCGGGCCATAACCAGTTGACGACGCAACAAACGGCCAGCACGACCGCGAGCAGCGCGAAAACCCACAGCAGGTGAAAGAAGAGAAGGTCGAACATCGATATCGGCGAGGAAAGCACAAAGGAAAACGCAAAGCGACAGGCGCGTTGTTCAGCTTCGCTGCGCGTGTGTTGCACAGCTGTTGCAACACACGGAGCGAGGCGGCGCGCGATCATTGCATGCCTTTCTCTCTCAATAAATAGCGATGTGCGGATATCGACTGCAAAAGCTTTGGAATGCAAAAAGGCTCACCGGTTACCCGATGAGCCTTTGTATGTTGCCGCCTGTTTTCAGCGGTTATCGCGTGGTGTCAGCGCATTGCAGAGGTCGCCGCCGCTGCGCCCGTCGTACCCGTCGCGAAATCTTCCGCATCGACGTCGTAGCCCGACGGCTCCCAGCGAATCGCGAGCAACGCAACGAGTCCGCACAGCGGCGCGGCCGCGATGATCCAGAACACGCGCGTGCCGAGCGCGGCCGCGAGCACCGGGAACAGGAACAGCGACACGGTCGAGCTTGCGCGCATCAACGTCTGGTTGAAGCCGACGCCCACGCCGCGCAGCGACGTCGGGTAGCTGAGCGAGGCGAACGTCATGCTGTGCGAGCCGGGACCGAAGCCTTGGCCGAGCAGGAACGCGCCGAGCAGCGCGACCGCGATGACGACCTGCACGCCGCCCGCCGGCTTGCCGACAATCGCGAGACCGACGAGCGCGGCGAGCTGGAACATATAGCCGAGTACCGTCGGTTTCCATGCGCCGGTCTTCGGCACCGTGCGCACGGCGATCAGCCCACCGACGAACGCGAACGCGAGATTGAGCGCGAGCGAGGCGAGGATCGTCGTCAGCATCGATTGAGCGAGGAAGCTCGAGATAATCACTGGCAGCCCGAACGCGACTGCGTTATAGGCAAACGACGACGCCACCGCGATCACCGTCGCGAGCACCGTGCGCCTCAGATAGACGCCGCGCAGCAGCGTGCCGTAGTTGGCCCACGATGCGCGCCGCGGCGCGCTCGTTGCGGCGGCGGTGGCTCGCAATGCATCCGGTGCGACCGCCGCGTCGATGCCGTACGAGCGTTTGAGGATTTTCGCGGCGCCCGCGAGATCGCCCTGATTCGCGGCCCACACCGGCGACTCGCTGATGTAGCGGCTGCGGATCGCGATGATGATCAGCGCGGGCACGGCGCCGAAGCCGAGAATCAGTCGCCATAGCAGCGGCTGGTGGCTGGCCGGCAGCATCGCGTAGAAGGCGAGCACGAGCAGATACGACACGCTGATCGCCGCGTACCAGACAGGGCACCACATTGCGACGCGCGCGGCCTTGTTGCCGCGTCCGTTCAGCCGCGAGAACTCGGCGAGAAACGCCATCGCAACGGGCAGATCGATGCCGACGCCGAGACCCATCACGAAACGCGCGCCGCCGAGCACCCAGGCATTTGGCGCAAACGCGCACGCGAGCGCGGCGACCACGAAGAAGAACATATCGGCCATAAACACGCGGTAGCGGCCGATGCGGTCGGTCAGAAAACCGCCGAGGCAGGCGCCGACGATCGCGCCGAACGTGATGGCCGAGGCGACGAAGCCGGTGCCGGCCGGCGTCAGCGAAAATTCGCGCGCGACATCCTTGAGGCCGAATGCGAGCGCGCCGAGGTCGTAGGCGTCGAGAAACACGCCGCCGAGTGCGATGGCGACGACGATGCGCGCATCGCTGCCAACGGCGGCGCCCTGGTTGACGAGACTTGAGACATCCGCGGCGGAGCGGATCAGCGCACGCGCGGGAGCGGCCGCTTGTTGGGCCGGCGTCGCGGCGCGTTCGGGAGCGAGGGAGGTAGACATGCGGCGAGCGCGCAAAAACGCGCAAAGCCGTGATGGTACGGGCGCCTTACGATACCCGGCAAAGTTATTTTCGTTATTAGCTCATGCGCGGTGCGGTGCGGGGGCGGGCCGCCGCGAGAGGCTGTGCTGCAGGGCCGACATTAACGCTGCAATCAGTGCGGTGCAATCAACGCGGTCTTATCAACGCGGTCTTATCAACGCTGTGGAATCAACGCTGTGGAATCACCGCCGCGCGATCACCGCCGCGCAATCACCGCCGTCGACTCGACCCATTCATCGAGCCAGCCGTCGCACGCATGCGTGTCGAGCAGTTGCTTCGCGCGTTCCATCAGTTCATCGAGCTTATCGCCCAGACGACTGCGCGACAGACTCGACATCGAAAGCGGCCGCATCATCAGCGCGTCGACCGACACGCGGCGCCGTTCGACGACCGATATGCGCTCGAGCGACGCAAACGCCGATTGCAGGAGCACCGCTTCATGGCTGACCCAGTCGACGGATTTGCGGCGCGCACGGGCGGGGTCGGCTTGCGCATACTGATCGAGCAGGCTTCGGAAGTCGGCCATCCACGGTTCGGTTGCGCTTTCGGGGTGCGATGTGCCGAACAGCGCGACCGCACCGCCTGGCTCGATCAGCGTATCGAGGCGCCGCAGCGTGTCGGCACGGTCCATCCAGTGAAACGCCCGGCCGATCACCGCAAGCCGGAACCGTCCCATGTCGTCGGCGAGATCGTACGAGCTGCCGTTGCGGAACACGATATTCGGCGCGATGCCGGCGCCCAGTTCCGATGCGATGCGCAGCATGCCCGGTTCAGGGTCGAGTGCGAGCCCATCGGCGACCCACGACGCAAACGCGATCGACAACTGCCCCGGCCCGCAGCCGAGGTCGAGCAGACGCTGTGTGCCGTCGAGTTCCGCAGCAAGCGCGACACGCCGGATCAAACGGGGAGAGTAGGCTGCGCGGCCGGTCAGATAATGCGCGGCGGCCTGCCTGAAACGGTCGGGGATGAAGGGAATCGGATCGGTCATGAGGCGCATCGGCATGCTGAAGGACAAACCGATGTTAGCTGAAGCGCCGTGTGGCCCGCAGTTCGGAGCCTGACCTTGATGCGGTTCCCGCCGCACGGTACGCATGGGGTGCGCGCCCGGCGGGAACCCGAACCTGCTTGCTGCTTATTGCATGTTGCCTACGCCACGTCCCGCAACCGCTCCGCGACGCCGCCTTTGCGATACAGGATAAGCGTCGCGATCAGCCCGCATACGGCCGCGAAGCTCAGCCAGTAGCCAGGCGCGGCCTTGTCGTGCAGTGCCTGG from Paraburkholderia edwinii includes the following:
- the miaA gene encoding tRNA (adenosine(37)-N6)-dimethylallyltransferase MiaA; the encoded protein is MTRAAAPLPIACLLGPTASGKTAAALAFAARHPTEIVSVDSALVYRGMDIGTAKPSAEERARVPHHLIDIVDPADAYSASDFRTDALRALDAIVARGRVPLLVGGTMLYYKALTQGLNDLPAADAALRAGLEADAAHDGWPALHARLAAVDPQTAARLAPNDAQRIQRALEVFMLAGQPMSALLAAPTRDDPAAARYRFVPVALEPSDRAMLHARIAQRFDAMLEAGLIDEVQRLRARGDLHAGLPSMRCVGYRQAWEYLDGAIDYATMRDKGVFATRQLCKRQLTWLRAMPERIVIDCCALDATEQALHALERIADGLD
- the mutL gene encoding DNA mismatch repair endonuclease MutL → MSEFREPSDGTAASASAAPAQASVAAAPSRALPAARAPRAIQPLPDQLISQIAAGEVVERPASVVKELLENALDAGATTLRILLDEGGVKRISITDDGCGIPEAELALALTRHATSKIRSLAELEAVATLGFRGEALASIASVSEMAITSRIGDAPHATRIDANTGALTPAAGTQGTTIEVRELYFNTPARRKFLKSEQTELGHCIEMVRRVALARPDVAISVLHNGRAVEHWNASDPAARVAKILGEAFATAHLPLDEAAGPLAVYGCAGLPTASRGRADQQYFFVNGRYVRDKLLTHAVRAAYEDVLHGDRYPSYVLFLDLPPEAVDVNVHPSKIEVRFRDSRSIHQFVFHAVQRALARHAGASPETTAGGHAAHIEPLGRPGSFGSTPLGGAGGGGGFAGTGSAGGFGGSGGASGSGASSSDGGSRFGSNAPPSGTTWMRDARMRQGTLPVAQPLALYDALFGRKDSNAGTPYGATPFDASTAPVARDGDDTRSPFASLPAAAAFDTFDASDDQPLGFALGQIHGIYVLAQNTRGLVIVDMHAAHERILYEQFKNALADRTIAVQPLLIPQSMPADPVEIGIVEEERETLDALGFDLAVLSPTTLAIRAVPALLKDADLPALARAVLSDLHAFGGSRVLTERQHELLGTLACHHAVRANRRLTLDEMNALLRQMEATERADQCNHGRPTWYQLTLSDLDRLFMRGQ
- a CDS encoding DedA family protein produces the protein MDTLLHFVNLVLHIDAFLGDFIRQYGAWVYAVLFLIVFCETGLVVLPFLPGDSLLFIGGAFAASGAMNVGFLIVLLVVAAVTGNTVNYMIGRAIGVRVFDSHIPVLERFLDREALRKTHNFYEKHGGKTIVLARFIPVVRTFAPFVAGASQMTVRRFQLFNIAGALFWVLLLVLLGYFFGNIPFIRQYLNVIVLVGIGAAIVPVVLGALWKVVRRRAPETSARKTGGQ
- a CDS encoding mechanosensitive ion channel family protein, yielding MDLETVRVFLMTRGIDFGTKVLAAIVLWIIGRWVIGLITRVLRSVLERNSRVDPTLAHYLSSILGALLNLLLILAILQVFGVQTTSFAALLAGLGLAIGTAWGGLLAHFAAGIFMQVLRPFKVGDYVTAGGVTGTVRELGLFGTTIVTPDNVTTIVGNNKIFSDTISNYSALPVRRVELTAKIANGVDPIDATNRLRAAVVRIPNVAENPAPDIEVLSFTPEGPMLCVRPYTHTDHYWQVYFDTNRAIVETFREAGYPTPETPFVRRTASS
- a CDS encoding MFS transporter, which gives rise to MSTSLAPERAATPAQQAAAPARALIRSAADVSSLVNQGAAVGSDARIVVAIALGGVFLDAYDLGALAFGLKDVAREFSLTPAGTGFVASAITFGAIVGACLGGFLTDRIGRYRVFMADMFFFVVAALACAFAPNAWVLGGARFVMGLGVGIDLPVAMAFLAEFSRLNGRGNKAARVAMWCPVWYAAISVSYLLVLAFYAMLPASHQPLLWRLILGFGAVPALIIIAIRSRYISESPVWAANQGDLAGAAKILKRSYGIDAAVAPDALRATAAATSAPRRASWANYGTLLRGVYLRRTVLATVIAVASSFAYNAVAFGLPVIISSFLAQSMLTTILASLALNLAFAFVGGLIAVRTVPKTGAWKPTVLGYMFQLAALVGLAIVGKPAGGVQVVIAVALLGAFLLGQGFGPGSHSMTFASLSYPTSLRGVGVGFNQTLMRASSTVSLFLFPVLAAALGTRVFWIIAAAPLCGLVALLAIRWEPSGYDVDAEDFATGTTGAAAATSAMR
- a CDS encoding class I SAM-dependent methyltransferase — its product is MTDPIPFIPDRFRQAAAHYLTGRAAYSPRLIRRVALAAELDGTQRLLDLGCGPGQLSIAFASWVADGLALDPEPGMLRIASELGAGIAPNIVFRNGSSYDLADDMGRFRLAVIGRAFHWMDRADTLRRLDTLIEPGGAVALFGTSHPESATEPWMADFRSLLDQYAQADPARARRKSVDWVSHEAVLLQSAFASLERISVVERRRVSVDALMMRPLSMSSLSRSRLGDKLDELMERAKQLLDTHACDGWLDEWVESTAVIARR